The DNA segment TTGGAGGTGTCCCTGAGGAGGTTCTCTATGACCGGATGAAAACCGTCGTATTGGGGACAGAGCCCGGTGGAGATTTGGTCTTTCACCCAGCCCTGATGGCTTTGGCCAACCACTATGGGTTCAGGCCCAGGGTCTGTCGACCCTATCGGGCAAAAACAAAAGGCAAGGTGGAGCGGCCCATTGGCTATATTCGTCGAGACTTCTTCCTCGGTAGAACCTTTGGAAACCTGGAGGATCTGAACGATCAGTTCCGGTGTTGGCTCTCTGAGTGTGCCAACTCGAGG comes from the Deltaproteobacteria bacterium genome and includes:
- a CDS encoding transposase codes for the protein MVGHLGAFEAFGGVPEEVLYDRMKTVVLGTEPGGDLVFHPALMALANHYGFRPRVCRPYRAKTKGKVERPIGYIRRDFFLGRTFGNLEDLNDQFRCWLSECANSR